From a single Bacillus pseudomycoides DSM 12442 genomic region:
- the sigE gene encoding RNA polymerase sporulation sigma factor SigE, whose protein sequence is MTKIKFYFTYLWYKVLLKLGIKTDEIYYIGGSEALPPPLTKEEEEVLLNKLPKGDQAARSLLIERNLRLVVYIARKFENTGINIEDLISIGTIGLIKAVNTFNPEKKIKLATYASRCIENEILMHLRRNNKNRSEVSFDEPLNIDWDGNELLLSDVLGTDDDIITKDLEANVDRHLLKKALHQLNDREKQIMELRFGLAGGEEKTQKDVADMLGISQSYISRLEKRIIKRLRKEFNKMV, encoded by the coding sequence ATGACGAAAATAAAATTTTATTTCACATATCTTTGGTATAAAGTATTGCTGAAACTTGGAATTAAGACTGATGAAATTTACTATATCGGTGGAAGTGAGGCATTGCCACCGCCTTTAACAAAAGAGGAAGAAGAAGTACTCCTCAATAAATTGCCAAAAGGTGATCAAGCAGCACGGTCATTACTTATTGAGCGTAACTTACGGCTTGTTGTGTATATAGCACGTAAATTTGAAAATACAGGAATTAATATTGAGGATTTGATTAGTATTGGAACAATTGGTCTTATTAAAGCTGTGAATACATTTAACCCTGAAAAGAAAATAAAATTAGCGACTTATGCATCACGTTGTATAGAAAATGAAATTTTAATGCATCTACGTAGAAATAATAAAAATCGTTCAGAAGTGTCATTTGATGAGCCATTAAATATTGATTGGGATGGGAATGAATTGTTACTATCAGATGTTCTTGGTACGGATGATGATATTATTACAAAAGATTTAGAGGCTAATGTAGACAGACATCTTCTTAAGAAAGCACTACACCAACTGAATGATCGTGAAAAACAAATTATGGAACTCCGTTTTGGACTTGCAGGGGGAGAAGAAAAAACACAAAAAGATGTGGCAGATATGCTAGGGATTTCACAGTCTTATATTTCTCGACTTGAAAAGAGAATTATAAAAAGGCTTCGAAAAGAATTTAATAAAATGGTATAA
- the spoIIGA gene encoding sigma-E processing peptidase SpoIIGA, giving the protein MVVYADVVWLLNACIDFLLLLLTATVLKKKIKRWRLVLGTFIGSTIVIFAFTPFASMMTHPIMKLLYSLLIVYTAFGFSTFRDYTQTVFTFYFVTFMVGGGLIGTHFFLQTNDMVDGLVQAKAMSYGDPVSWMFVILGFPIIYYFSKKRIENVEVTKIHYDQIVQVNIRLVENEIKLDGLIDSGNQLHDPITKTPVMIMHISSLEHCLPTWLIEQIYSKTEIPQIPENDSGWATRLRLIPFRAVGVDHQFLWAIKPDVVQIYHEGSNMVVNKVLIGLNTQQLSTNGEYQCIIHPKMLISPKVTIA; this is encoded by the coding sequence TTGGTTGTTTACGCCGACGTTGTTTGGTTGTTAAACGCCTGCATTGATTTTCTTTTGCTTTTATTAACAGCAACTGTGTTGAAAAAGAAGATCAAAAGATGGAGGCTTGTGCTAGGGACATTTATTGGTTCTACAATTGTTATTTTTGCCTTTACTCCTTTTGCTTCTATGATGACACACCCAATTATGAAATTATTGTATTCGTTACTTATTGTGTATACAGCATTTGGATTTTCTACTTTTAGAGATTATACACAGACTGTTTTTACCTTTTATTTTGTAACATTTATGGTAGGAGGAGGATTAATTGGAACTCATTTTTTCCTACAAACGAATGACATGGTAGATGGATTAGTTCAGGCGAAAGCAATGTCTTATGGTGATCCAGTAAGTTGGATGTTTGTGATTTTGGGATTTCCGATTATTTATTACTTTTCAAAAAAACGTATTGAAAATGTGGAAGTGACTAAGATTCATTATGACCAAATTGTACAAGTGAATATTAGATTAGTTGAAAATGAAATTAAACTAGATGGCTTGATTGATAGTGGAAATCAGCTTCATGACCCTATAACAAAGACACCGGTAATGATTATGCATATTTCATCATTAGAGCATTGTTTACCAACATGGTTAATAGAACAAATTTATTCCAAAACAGAGATTCCACAAATACCAGAAAATGATTCAGGTTGGGCAACGAGACTACGTTTAATTCCTTTTCGAGCAGTAGGAGTTGATCATCAATTTTTATGGGCAATTAAGCCAGATGTTGTTCAAATTTATCATGAAGGAAGCAATATGGTCGTAAATAAAGTATTAATCGGCTTAAATACACAGCAATTATCTACAAATGGAGAGTATCAATGTATTATACATCCGAAAATGTTGATATCACCAAAAGTGACAATTGCTTAA